One region of Salvelinus sp. IW2-2015 linkage group LG1, ASM291031v2, whole genome shotgun sequence genomic DNA includes:
- the LOC111962789 gene encoding interleukin-17 receptor C-like isoform X3 — translation MPLCKKLEFTVIPAAPDEQASSKQAWLSLLLESKALSFSSQVTVYVCNLHSTVVLPSVDEVCSSASQGVVEECEVPSFSTPIDPERREVMLRVAKEEDSPYHLEMCLQHEHNGMCRTWKEKSLPLHSVTPCMCFQLWWDKGDERSRRSRSCPFRNNTELFQRNJWENVSVSVXQGQMNSGGAMLSWNLTAPCRVEAEVWPCQRDAGVDKDRCTELGDIRQRLSNDIWRENDRGLWLMPGVFEDVKPGLDLCVMVKVKGKNSELGPFCPIDSRWWHWRWGLLVLVSLMLVGLAGMCLYFLHGKLKRWAWEWHQKECDQLPLRGHVVLLSPPDVDNSVSELVCELGSSLHARGLSVSVDLWSRAELCSLGPLPWLHSQLQPLDSQGGRALLVLTQAAWKKAEDWGQQWDQHGQQGRDIAQAVEEKRLLQGLSSPYADVFSAALSCIKVDHQQGCAGKRFLLVHFEAHSXKPLSSERDLPELFQGLPLFHLPSQRQELLVQLAIGSXGPRAGIGG, via the exons ATGCCTCTGTGCAAAAAGCTCGAGTTCACAGTGATCCCTGCTGCTCCGGATGAGCAAGCTTCATCCAAG CAGGCATGGCTGTCACTGCTGCTTGAGTCTAAAGCCCTGTCCTTCAGCAGTCAGGTGACTGTGTATGTTTGTAACCTTCACTCGACTGTGGTGCTTCCGTCAGTGGATGAAG TGTGCTCATCCGCCTCACAGGGAGTTGTAGAGGAATGTGAAG TCCCCAGTTTCAGCACTCCGATTGATCCGGAGAGACGTGAGGTGATGCTGCGAGTCGCAAAGGAAGAGGACAGTCCCTACCACCTAGAAATGTGCCTACAACATGAACATAATGGAATGTGCAGG ACCTGGAAAGAGAAGTCCCTTCCACTGCACTCTGTCACCCCCTGCATGTGCTTCCAG ttgtGGTGGGATAAAGGAGACGAGAGGTCTCGTCGATCTAGGAGCTGTCCTTTTAGGAACAACACCG AGCTGTTCCAGAGGAACMTATGGGAGAATGTGTCAGTATCTGTGGWACAGGGCCAGATGAACAGTGGCGGTGCAATGCTGTCCTGGAACCTGACTGCCCCCTGTAGGGTGGAGGCTGAAGTGTGGCCCTGCCAGAGAGATGCAGGCGTGGACAAGGACAGATGCACAGAGCTGGGGGACATTAGGCAGCGTCTGTCAAATGACATATGGAGGGAAAATGACAGGGGACTCTGG CTGATGCCAGGTGTGTTTGAGGATGTCAAACCTGGCCTTGATCTCTGTGTGATG GTGAAGGTCAAAGGGAAGAACAGTGAGCTTGGCCCCTTCTGTCCCATTGACT CCAGATGGTGGCACTGGCGCTGGGGTTTGCTGGTTCTGGTCTCCCTGATGCTGGTAGGCCTAGCAGGAATGTGTCTCTATTTCCTGCATGGCAAACTGAAAC GGTGGGCATGGGAATGGCACCAGAAGGAGTGTGATCAAC TACCTCTAAGGGGCCACGTGGTGCTGCTGAGCCCGCCGGATGTGGATAACTCTGTGTCAGAGCTGGTATGTGAGCTTGGCTCCTCTCTGCATGCCAGGGGCCTCAGTGTGTCTGTGGACCTGTGGAGTCGGGCTGAGCTGTGCTCTCTGGGGCCCCTGCCCTGGCTGCACTCCCAGCTGCAGCCCCTGGACAGCCAGGGGGGCAGGGCCTTACTGGTACTGACGCAGGCAGCCTGGAAGAAGGCAGAGGATTGGGGYCAACAGTGGGACCAGCATGGCCAGCAGGGAAGGGACATAGCCCAGGCAGTGGAGGAGAAGAGGCTTCTCCAGGGCTTGTCCTCCCCATACGCGGACGTGTTCAGTGCCGCTCTGAGCTGCATCAAGGTGGACCACCAGCAAGGGTGCGCTGGAAAGCGCTTCCTCCTGGTCCACTTTGAGGCCCATTCTKCCAAGCCCCTCAGCAGTGAAAGGGATCTCCCAGAGTTGTTCCAAGGGCTGCCCTTGTTTCACCTGCCCTCCCAGAGACAGGAGCTCCTCGTTCAGCTGGCCATAGGGTCTAAWGGGCCTAGGGCTGGTATAGGTGGATAG
- the LOC111962789 gene encoding interleukin-17 receptor C-like isoform X2, protein MKVMFFEWSLAILLSIQLLVSASKLEMIDYESQHVTCSKGLFNCTVKACAGIPIQKCPVDAKGLSVQPVLCCRQGTACRPCLHIRLDIQPRNDQTASYASVCYTVPQLIMPLCKKLEFTVIPAAPDEQASSKAWLSLLLESKALSFSSQVTVYVCNLHSTVVLPSVDEVCSSASQGVVEECEVPSFSTPIDPERREVMLRVAKEEDSPYHLEMCLQHEHNGMCRTWKEKSLPLHSVTPCMCFQLWWDKGDERSRRSRSCPFRNNTELFQRNJWENVSVSVXQGQMNSGGAMLSWNLTAPCRVEAEVWPCQRDAGVDKDRCTELGDIRQRLSNDIWRENDRGLWLMPGVFEDVKPGLDLCVMVKVKGKNSELGPFCPIDSRWWHWRWGLLVLVSLMLVGLAGMCLYFLHGKLKRWAWEWHQKECDQLPLRGHVVLLSPPDVDNSVSELVCELGSSLHARGLSVSVDLWSRAELCSLGPLPWLHSQLQPLDSQGGRALLVLTQAAWKKAEDWGQQWDQHGQQGRDIAQAVEEKRLLQGLSSPYADVFSAALSCIKVDHQQGCAGKRFLLVHFEAHSXKPLSSERDLPELFQGLPLFHLPSQRQELLVQLAIGSXGPRAGIGG, encoded by the exons ATGAAAGTGATGTTTTTTGAGTGGTCGCTTGCAATCCTGCTCTCCATACAGCTTTTGGTTTCGGCATCGAAGTTGGAGATGATTGACTATGAGAGTCAACACGTCACCTGCTCAAAG GGTCTCTTTAACTGCACAGTGAAGGCATGTGCTGGGATTCCGATCCAAAAGTGTCCTGTGGATGCAAAAGGGCTGTCGGTGCAGCCTGTGCTGTGCTGCAGACAGGGCACAGCATGCAGACCTTGCCTACACATTCGCCTTGACATCCAGCCCAGAAACGACCAGACAG caTCGTATGCGAGTGTGTGTTACACTGTGCCACAGCTAATAATGCCTCTGTGCAAAAAGCTCGAGTTCACAGTGATCCCTGCTGCTCCGGATGAGCAAGCTTCATCCAAG GCATGGCTGTCACTGCTGCTTGAGTCTAAAGCCCTGTCCTTCAGCAGTCAGGTGACTGTGTATGTTTGTAACCTTCACTCGACTGTGGTGCTTCCGTCAGTGGATGAAG TGTGCTCATCCGCCTCACAGGGAGTTGTAGAGGAATGTGAAG TCCCCAGTTTCAGCACTCCGATTGATCCGGAGAGACGTGAGGTGATGCTGCGAGTCGCAAAGGAAGAGGACAGTCCCTACCACCTAGAAATGTGCCTACAACATGAACATAATGGAATGTGCAGG ACCTGGAAAGAGAAGTCCCTTCCACTGCACTCTGTCACCCCCTGCATGTGCTTCCAG ttgtGGTGGGATAAAGGAGACGAGAGGTCTCGTCGATCTAGGAGCTGTCCTTTTAGGAACAACACCG AGCTGTTCCAGAGGAACMTATGGGAGAATGTGTCAGTATCTGTGGWACAGGGCCAGATGAACAGTGGCGGTGCAATGCTGTCCTGGAACCTGACTGCCCCCTGTAGGGTGGAGGCTGAAGTGTGGCCCTGCCAGAGAGATGCAGGCGTGGACAAGGACAGATGCACAGAGCTGGGGGACATTAGGCAGCGTCTGTCAAATGACATATGGAGGGAAAATGACAGGGGACTCTGG CTGATGCCAGGTGTGTTTGAGGATGTCAAACCTGGCCTTGATCTCTGTGTGATG GTGAAGGTCAAAGGGAAGAACAGTGAGCTTGGCCCCTTCTGTCCCATTGACT CCAGATGGTGGCACTGGCGCTGGGGTTTGCTGGTTCTGGTCTCCCTGATGCTGGTAGGCCTAGCAGGAATGTGTCTCTATTTCCTGCATGGCAAACTGAAAC GGTGGGCATGGGAATGGCACCAGAAGGAGTGTGATCAAC TACCTCTAAGGGGCCACGTGGTGCTGCTGAGCCCGCCGGATGTGGATAACTCTGTGTCAGAGCTGGTATGTGAGCTTGGCTCCTCTCTGCATGCCAGGGGCCTCAGTGTGTCTGTGGACCTGTGGAGTCGGGCTGAGCTGTGCTCTCTGGGGCCCCTGCCCTGGCTGCACTCCCAGCTGCAGCCCCTGGACAGCCAGGGGGGCAGGGCCTTACTGGTACTGACGCAGGCAGCCTGGAAGAAGGCAGAGGATTGGGGYCAACAGTGGGACCAGCATGGCCAGCAGGGAAGGGACATAGCCCAGGCAGTGGAGGAGAAGAGGCTTCTCCAGGGCTTGTCCTCCCCATACGCGGACGTGTTCAGTGCCGCTCTGAGCTGCATCAAGGTGGACCACCAGCAAGGGTGCGCTGGAAAGCGCTTCCTCCTGGTCCACTTTGAGGCCCATTCTKCCAAGCCCCTCAGCAGTGAAAGGGATCTCCCAGAGTTGTTCCAAGGGCTGCCCTTGTTTCACCTGCCCTCCCAGAGACAGGAGCTCCTCGTTCAGCTGGCCATAGGGTCTAAWGGGCCTAGGGCTGGTATAGGTGGATAG
- the LOC111962789 gene encoding interleukin-17 receptor C-like isoform X1 translates to MKVMFFEWSLAILLSIQLLVSASKLEMIDYESQHVTCSKGLFNCTVKACAGIPIQKCPVDAKGLSVQPVLCCRQGTACRPCLHIRLDIQPRNDQTASYASVCYTVPQLIMPLCKKLEFTVIPAAPDEQASSKQAWLSLLLESKALSFSSQVTVYVCNLHSTVVLPSVDEVCSSASQGVVEECEVPSFSTPIDPERREVMLRVAKEEDSPYHLEMCLQHEHNGMCRTWKEKSLPLHSVTPCMCFQLWWDKGDERSRRSRSCPFRNNTELFQRNJWENVSVSVXQGQMNSGGAMLSWNLTAPCRVEAEVWPCQRDAGVDKDRCTELGDIRQRLSNDIWRENDRGLWLMPGVFEDVKPGLDLCVMVKVKGKNSELGPFCPIDSRWWHWRWGLLVLVSLMLVGLAGMCLYFLHGKLKRWAWEWHQKECDQLPLRGHVVLLSPPDVDNSVSELVCELGSSLHARGLSVSVDLWSRAELCSLGPLPWLHSQLQPLDSQGGRALLVLTQAAWKKAEDWGQQWDQHGQQGRDIAQAVEEKRLLQGLSSPYADVFSAALSCIKVDHQQGCAGKRFLLVHFEAHSXKPLSSERDLPELFQGLPLFHLPSQRQELLVQLAIGSXGPRAGIGG, encoded by the exons ATGAAAGTGATGTTTTTTGAGTGGTCGCTTGCAATCCTGCTCTCCATACAGCTTTTGGTTTCGGCATCGAAGTTGGAGATGATTGACTATGAGAGTCAACACGTCACCTGCTCAAAG GGTCTCTTTAACTGCACAGTGAAGGCATGTGCTGGGATTCCGATCCAAAAGTGTCCTGTGGATGCAAAAGGGCTGTCGGTGCAGCCTGTGCTGTGCTGCAGACAGGGCACAGCATGCAGACCTTGCCTACACATTCGCCTTGACATCCAGCCCAGAAACGACCAGACAG caTCGTATGCGAGTGTGTGTTACACTGTGCCACAGCTAATAATGCCTCTGTGCAAAAAGCTCGAGTTCACAGTGATCCCTGCTGCTCCGGATGAGCAAGCTTCATCCAAG CAGGCATGGCTGTCACTGCTGCTTGAGTCTAAAGCCCTGTCCTTCAGCAGTCAGGTGACTGTGTATGTTTGTAACCTTCACTCGACTGTGGTGCTTCCGTCAGTGGATGAAG TGTGCTCATCCGCCTCACAGGGAGTTGTAGAGGAATGTGAAG TCCCCAGTTTCAGCACTCCGATTGATCCGGAGAGACGTGAGGTGATGCTGCGAGTCGCAAAGGAAGAGGACAGTCCCTACCACCTAGAAATGTGCCTACAACATGAACATAATGGAATGTGCAGG ACCTGGAAAGAGAAGTCCCTTCCACTGCACTCTGTCACCCCCTGCATGTGCTTCCAG ttgtGGTGGGATAAAGGAGACGAGAGGTCTCGTCGATCTAGGAGCTGTCCTTTTAGGAACAACACCG AGCTGTTCCAGAGGAACMTATGGGAGAATGTGTCAGTATCTGTGGWACAGGGCCAGATGAACAGTGGCGGTGCAATGCTGTCCTGGAACCTGACTGCCCCCTGTAGGGTGGAGGCTGAAGTGTGGCCCTGCCAGAGAGATGCAGGCGTGGACAAGGACAGATGCACAGAGCTGGGGGACATTAGGCAGCGTCTGTCAAATGACATATGGAGGGAAAATGACAGGGGACTCTGG CTGATGCCAGGTGTGTTTGAGGATGTCAAACCTGGCCTTGATCTCTGTGTGATG GTGAAGGTCAAAGGGAAGAACAGTGAGCTTGGCCCCTTCTGTCCCATTGACT CCAGATGGTGGCACTGGCGCTGGGGTTTGCTGGTTCTGGTCTCCCTGATGCTGGTAGGCCTAGCAGGAATGTGTCTCTATTTCCTGCATGGCAAACTGAAAC GGTGGGCATGGGAATGGCACCAGAAGGAGTGTGATCAAC TACCTCTAAGGGGCCACGTGGTGCTGCTGAGCCCGCCGGATGTGGATAACTCTGTGTCAGAGCTGGTATGTGAGCTTGGCTCCTCTCTGCATGCCAGGGGCCTCAGTGTGTCTGTGGACCTGTGGAGTCGGGCTGAGCTGTGCTCTCTGGGGCCCCTGCCCTGGCTGCACTCCCAGCTGCAGCCCCTGGACAGCCAGGGGGGCAGGGCCTTACTGGTACTGACGCAGGCAGCCTGGAAGAAGGCAGAGGATTGGGGYCAACAGTGGGACCAGCATGGCCAGCAGGGAAGGGACATAGCCCAGGCAGTGGAGGAGAAGAGGCTTCTCCAGGGCTTGTCCTCCCCATACGCGGACGTGTTCAGTGCCGCTCTGAGCTGCATCAAGGTGGACCACCAGCAAGGGTGCGCTGGAAAGCGCTTCCTCCTGGTCCACTTTGAGGCCCATTCTKCCAAGCCCCTCAGCAGTGAAAGGGATCTCCCAGAGTTGTTCCAAGGGCTGCCCTTGTTTCACCTGCCCTCCCAGAGACAGGAGCTCCTCGTTCAGCTGGCCATAGGGTCTAAWGGGCCTAGGGCTGGTATAGGTGGATAG